Proteins co-encoded in one Babylonia areolata isolate BAREFJ2019XMU chromosome 5, ASM4173473v1, whole genome shotgun sequence genomic window:
- the LOC143282287 gene encoding opioid-binding protein/cell adhesion molecule homolog has translation MGRTSFSSFLLLSAVSVSLCSEPQFDMPVVNVTVTEKETAILPCSVRFLGIHQVVWTDQSSTLLTFEDRRIIDDERLSVERPFTKDWNLHIRKVLYKDQGVYQCQVNTVPVSIKTVNLIVEVPSKIIEHLSTENLVVRENEEVTLVCNVTGVPAPEVTWYRHTRGRSGVEKHSEFCAGTDQVGVNGEVLIIHNVTRYCGDTYECVAFNGVPPHVSHLIQVDVEFAPEIHLPNRRIGQDVGRETILECTVTAFPHAVTMWKRRGEKISTLSQKYRLEIYDEKPNTITLSLRIFSIERHDYGTYTCVASNPLGQDSESMILYEYSAHIRTTPTTTTTTMMAKRTTTTHMVILRPPYVDRVSGKANRGQLPPPDLPYPLPPDYWSPQKSELGPQEEADSASGAGKRNSGCSFLLPAHRPLSALVCVLVLARLAL, from the exons TGTCTCTGTGCTCGGAGCCGCAGTTCGACATGCCTGTGGTGAACGTGACGGTGACGGAGAAGGAGACCGCCATCCTTCCCTGCTCTGTCCGCTTCCTGGGGATCCACCAG GTGGTGTGGACAGACCAGTCCTCCACCCTGCTGACCTTTGAGGACCGGCGGATTATCGACGACGAGCGGCTGTCGGTGGAGCGTCCCTTCACCAAGGACTGGAACCTGCACATCCGCAAGGTGCTCTACAAGGACCAGGGGGTCTACCAGTGCCAGGTCAATACGGTGCCCGTCAGCATCAAGACCGTCAACCTCATCGTGGAGG TTCCGTCAAAAATCATTGAGCACCTTTCCACGGAAAATCTCGTCGTCCGCGAGAATGAGGAAGTGACGCTAGTATGCAACGTCACTGGCGTGCCCGCCCCGGAAGTGACGTGGTACCGACACACGCGTGGCAGGTCGGGGGTGGAGAAACACAGTGAGTTCTGCGCTGGCACGGATC AGGTGGGGGTGAATGGAGAGGTGCTGATTATTCACAACGTCACCCGCTACTGTGGCGACACCTATGAGTGCGTGGCCTTTAACGGAGTTCCTCCCCATGTCAGCCATCTCATCCAGGTGGACGTGGAGT TTGCCCCGGAAATCCACCTGCCCAACAGACGGATCGGCCAGGACGTGGGAAGGGAGACAATTCTGGAGTGCACCGTCACCGCCTTCCCCCACGCCGTCACCATGTGGaagag gaggggagagaagatcAGCACCCTCTCCCAGAAGTACCGGCTGGAGATCTATGACGAGAAGCCCAACACCATCACCCTCAGCCTCCGTATCTTCAGCATCGAGCGCCACGACTACGGCACCTACACCTGTGTGGCCTCCAACCCCCTGGGCCAGGACTCCGAGTCCATGATCCTCTATG AATACTCGGCCCACATAAGGACGAcgccaacgacgacgacgacgactatgatggcgaagaggacgacgacgacccATATGGTCATCCTCCGACCCCCCTACGTGGACCGAGTGTCCGGCAAGGCCAACAGGGGTCAGCTGCCCCCTCCAGACCtcccgtaccccctcccccccgactaCTGGAGTCCACAGAAGTCTgaactag GCCCACAGGAAGAGGCAGACTCGGCCAGCGGTGCAGGCAAGAGAAACTCCGGctgttccttcctcctccccgctCATCGCCCGCTCAGTGCCCTCGTCTGCGTGCTGGTCCTCGCGCGTCTGGCTTTGTGA